In Diaphorobacter ruginosibacter, the genomic stretch ACCGAAGGACGAGATCGACGAGCGCACGAAGAAGGACTTCGAGGCAGCGCTGGCGATTGAAAAGCTCGAGCCCCTGCGCACGCAGTCGTTCCAGTTGAATTATGCGAAGGCGGCCGACATGCTGGCGCAACTGACGACCAATACCAGCAGTGGCGGTTCTGGTGGCAATAACCGCTTCCTGACGGCACGCGGCAATGCGATCGCAGAGCCACGCACCAACCAGCTGTTCGTGACGGATACGCCCAGCAAACTGGAGGAAGTACGCCAATTGCTCCTGAATCTGGACGTGCCGGTTCGCCAAGTTTTGATTGAGGCCCGCATTGTCGAAGCACGTGACACGTTCGGGCGTGCCCTAGGCATTCGGCTGGGTGGCGGTGACTTGCGGGCCAACAAGGGAGGCGATGGCGGGTACAGCATTGGAGGGGGCAACCGCGTTGCACTGGGCACCAGCTATGGAAATGCCTCCAATGCAGCCGGTGTGGATGGGACCGGATACACGCCAGGGCAATTTGTCAATTTGCCTGCTTCGTTGTCGAACGTTCCTAATTTCGGGAATTTCGCATTGTCGATTTTCAATTCTGCGGCCAACCGATTCCTGACCTTGGAACTGTCGGCGATGGAGGCGGATGGCCAAGGCAAGATTGTCTCGAGCCCTCGTCTCATTACGGCTGACCAGACCAAGGCATTGATCGAGCAAGGTACGGAGTACCCATATTCGGTGACGGCACCCAACGGGGCTACCACCATCTCGTTCAAGAAGGCTGTGCTGAAGCTGGAGGTGACGCCGCAGATCACTCCGGAAGGCAACATCATCCTGGATCTGGACGTCAACAAGGACAGCCGCGGCGAGACGACGATGCAGGGCGTCGCCATCGATACCAAGCACGTCAAGACGCAAGTGCTTGTTGAGAACGGTGGAACCGTCGTGATCGGTGGTATTTTCACCATGGAAGAAACCAATCAGGAAAACAAGATCCCCGTGCTGGGTGATGTACCCGTGCTGGGTAATCTGTTCAAAAACCGCTCGCGTGAATCCACCAAGAATGAAGTACTGGTATTCATTACCCCCAAGGTGATTTCTGATCGAGGCCCCGTCCGTTAATTTGCAAGGTGAATGAAATGAAAGTAGTAGGGAAAATTGCGACGATTGCATCGTTGCTCTGGTTGGTTGCATGTGGTGGAGGTGGCGGTAACGCGTCCAAGCCTGATGACGGAACGGGGCCAGGAGCTAATGGCACCCTGACCGTTCAGGCATATGGCACGGTGGCCGGCGCGGATGCGGCCATCAGTAACTTCGCTTCCTCCGATCTGACCGTGCATGCCAAGGCCACCTTGAAAGATAAGGCCGGTGCGGGCATTGCGAATGCCATCGTGAAGTTCTCTGAGAGTGGTGCAGGTATCCTCACATTCGCCCCAGAGTCCGCCACGGCCCTGACCAATGCGAGTGGCATTGCCGAGGTCGAACTCAAGGCATCCTCGCTGACGGCCTTGGGTGCGACACAGTTGGTCGCTGAGGCAGCCATCACTGACAAGACCGGCGCCGAAGTGACGTTGTCCGGCAAGCAGAATGTGTCGGTCTCTGCCGCCGTGATCCAGGACCCGCAGGCTGTAGCGACAGCCCTCAACTTCAAGGGCGCGGTTCCGGCGGATCAATCGATCGTGATCGCGGGTGCGGGCGGTAATGGCCGTTCCGAAACTGCTCTGCTCACGTTCACCGTTGTGGACAACAGCGGCGCGCCGATCAAGGGTGTGGTGGTTGATTTCAGCGTAGTGCCTGCAGGTGCCGTCGTGCTGAACACGACTTCCGGAACGAGCAACTCCTCCGGCGAAATCACGGCTTCTGTCAACTCCAAGAGCCAGCCGACCTCCGTGATCGTCAAGGCAACGGTGCGTGGCCGTAATATTGGTTCGCAATCCGACACACTGACCGTCACCACGGGCGTATCGACGCAACTGGGTTTTGACCTGTCGGCTTCCAAGTTCAATCTGGATGCGGATCTGTCCGGCGACTCCTCCACCCTTAACGTGAAGATCGTGGACAAGAATGGCAACCCTGTCGCCGATGGCGTGCCGGTTGTGGCCCAGACTCCTTATGGCCGTGTGGGTACGTCCGGCCGCGGCGGCTGCACGACGACCAATGGTGGCTGCTCGGTCGAATACCAGGTGCAGAATCCACGTCCCGATGACGGCGTGAAGGTTCCCGTTGTGTTCTCCACTCAAACAGGCCAGGGTACGCTGATCAGTGACACACTGCACGTGTGGGTGACTTCCGTAGGCGATGCGGCCTTGTATGACGCATCGGGCAAGCTGGTCACCAGCGTGACCCTGCCTCTGCTGGACCCCAAGGCCTGCAAGTTCGGCAGCACCACGCTGTACATCGGTACCCCCAAGGGTCTGGCAACGCCAGCGGGTACCGTGATTGCGGTTCGTTCCACCTCTGAGTTGACTTCGCCTACCATTGTGGACGGCACGCCGACGCTTGATCGTGCGGCCGGCCGTACGGCGTTGACCGTGACAGCCTCCGGCAAGGCCGGCACGGCTGCGGGCACCGACACCTGGAGCTTCAAGTTCACTGCGGCGCCGAGCAAGACGGTGAGTGGCTATGACCTCAAGGTGAACTATCCTGAGTGCCCGAAGGAAGAACCTGAGACCCCTACTGGCCCCACTAACCCTGGCAGCACCGCCACTGGTGGTAGTTCGGTGTAATACACCGAAGTCGTAGATCCTCATCGAAGGGCGCCGTCAAAGGCGCCCTTTTTTCATGTCGATGGTGAAGAAGCCTCTGCTCGAAGCCTGAAGGACGTATCTGCCCGCTCGCGTGGTGAGAGGGTTTGTTAAGCTAGAGCCTGCGTTCGCCGATTTTCAAACCCCACCCGCACTGCGTCTCCATGAGCACCGATCAGATTTCCGTCACCATCGATCTGGGTGACCGCTCCTATCCCATCGACATTGCAGAAGGCCTGCTGAGCGATCCAGCGCTGTTCTCACAGTGCCCCAAGGCATCCATGGCGGTGATCGTCACCAACGACGTGGTGGCGCCGCTATACGCCGCAACCCTCGAGGCCAGCCTGCGCAGGTACTATCCCCGCGTCCACACGGTGATCCTCCCCGACGGCGAGGAGTTCAAGACCTGGCAGACCTTGCAGAAGATCTTTGATGGCCTGCTCGAGAACGGCGCTGATCGCAAGACCGTGTTGTTCGCGCTGGGAGGGGGGGTGGTTGGCGACATGACCGGCTTTGCCGCGGCCAGCTATATGCGCGGTGTGCCGTTTGTACAGGTGCCGACCACCTTGCTGGCCCAGGTTGATTCGTCGGTGGGGGGCAAGACGGCCATCAACCATCCGCTGGGCAAGAACATGATCGGTGCGTTTTACCAGCCGCAGCTGGTGGTGTGCGACCTGGAAACACTCGATACGCTGCCCGAGCGTGAGCTCGCAGCGGGTATTGGCGAAATCATCAAGTATGGCCCGATCTACGACATGGAGTTCTTCTCCTGGCTCGAGGCCAACATGCCGGCGCTGCTTCGGCGCGACCGTGCCGCGCTGGCGCATGCCGTCAAGCGCAGCTGCGAGATCAAGGCCTGGGTGGTGGGGCAGGACGAACGCGAAGGCGGCCTGCGTGCGATCCTGAATTTCGGGCATACCTTCGGCCATGCGATCGAGGCCGGCATGGGCTACGGCAACTGGCTGCACGGCGAGGGCGTGGCTGCGGGCATGGTGATGGCGGCAGAGCTGTCGAGGCGCCTGGGCATGGTGGATGCCGCGTTTGTCGCGCGCCTGCGTGCCTTGATCGAACGGGCGGGCCTGCCCGTTCGCGGGGCTGTCATCGACGAGCAGGACAATGCCGGTCGTTACCTGCAGTTGATGCGTGTCGACAAGAAGTCCGAAGCGGGCGAGATCCGCTTCGTGCTGATCGACGGGCCAGGCAAGGCCGTCGTGAAGCCCGCACCGGATGCGCTGGTGCGCGAGGTGATCGACGCCTGCTGCGCGCCAACCTGACGGATTCGGATTCAATAGCAGGTCAAGCGAGGGAAGGATCGAAGCGTTGCAATCACTGCCAAGTGCCCCTTCTCTTGCTGCCTGTGCATGCCACCCCGAGCAGAGTCGGGGGCGACGTCATCCCCAGGAGCGCGCGCCGACGCGCTCCGAGTTCCAGCGCGACCGCGACCGCATCGTGCACTCGACGGCCTTTCGCAGGCTGGTCTACAAGACACAGGTCTTTCTGAACCATGAAGGCGACCTGTTCCGTACGCGGCTCACGCACTCCATCGAAGTGGCCCAGCTGGGGCGCTCCATCGCCCGGTCCCTGCGGCTCAACGAAGACCTCGTCGAAGCGGTGAGCCTGGCCCATGATCTCGGACATACCCCCTTCGGCCACGCGGGCCAGGATGCGCTCAATGACTGCATGAAGGACTACGGCGGCTTCGAACACAACCTGCAGAGCCTGCGCGTGGTCGATACGCTCGAGGAGCGCTATCCCGACTACGACGGCCTCAACCTTACCTTCGAGACGCGTGAGGGTATTCTCAAGCACTGTTCCCGCCGCAATGCGGAGTTGATGGAGCAGCGCGAGCCTGGCGGGATTGGCTGGCGGTTCCTTCATGGCGGGCAGCCGAGCCTCGAGGCGCAGCTGTGCAACCTGGCCGACGAGATCGCCTACAACGCGCATGACGTGGACGACGGCGTGCGTTCCGGACTGATCCGCATCGAGCAGTTGTGCGATGTCCCGCTGTTCGAGCGGTATCGCCTGCAGGCACTTGCGGCCTTCCCGCATCTGCAAGCCCCCTGCGAGCAGCGGCGCCTGCTCAACGAGACCATCCGGCGCATGCTCAGTGACCAGGTCTATGACGTGATCGCGGCCACATCCCGGGCTCTTGCCGCGCATGCGCCGGCCTCCGTGGACGATGTGCGCAGGCAGCCGGCGATGGTGGCATTCACGCCCGCGATGCGTGCCGAATCGCTGCAGCTCAAGCAGTTCCTGTTCCGTGAGCTGTACCGTCATGAACAGGTGATGCACACCATGGGGCTGGCGCAGCAGGTGGTCCATGAGCTGTTTGCACTCTATTTCGCGAAGCCCGTGGAGATGCCTGCGGCACAGGCTGCGCAGGCGATGGGCGGGGACGAAATGAAGCGCGCGCGCGT encodes the following:
- the pilQ gene encoding type IV pilus secretin PilQ, with translation MISKKNNLREKLWTAGIALFAMAGSTLASAGGVIQSVTGFTQSGAEVIRIDLSEPLTEVPAGFVVQTPARIALDFADVSNGTGKNAIEINQGNVKSANIAQGASRSRVVINLKQATTYSTEIQGNSLLVILGAVGGNASVPAPVATKFSEDQNRDTLPLKDVDFRRGADGAGRVVVGLTNSQVGVDIKQQNKSLVVEFMRSSLPEGLRRRLDVSDFGTPVQMISSSQDGERVKMVIESVGDWTHSAYQSDNQFVIEVRQKKVDLNKLSQGPGFTGEKLSLNFQNIEVRSLLQVIADFTNFNIVTSDTVTGALTLRLKDVPWDQALQIIMDAKGLGMRKSGTVLWIAPKDEIDERTKKDFEAALAIEKLEPLRTQSFQLNYAKAADMLAQLTTNTSSGGSGGNNRFLTARGNAIAEPRTNQLFVTDTPSKLEEVRQLLLNLDVPVRQVLIEARIVEARDTFGRALGIRLGGGDLRANKGGDGGYSIGGGNRVALGTSYGNASNAAGVDGTGYTPGQFVNLPASLSNVPNFGNFALSIFNSAANRFLTLELSAMEADGQGKIVSSPRLITADQTKALIEQGTEYPYSVTAPNGATTISFKKAVLKLEVTPQITPEGNIILDLDVNKDSRGETTMQGVAIDTKHVKTQVLVENGGTVVIGGIFTMEETNQENKIPVLGDVPVLGNLFKNRSRESTKNEVLVFITPKVISDRGPVR
- a CDS encoding deoxyguanosinetriphosphate triphosphohydrolase — translated: MQSLPSAPSLAACACHPEQSRGRRHPQERAPTRSEFQRDRDRIVHSTAFRRLVYKTQVFLNHEGDLFRTRLTHSIEVAQLGRSIARSLRLNEDLVEAVSLAHDLGHTPFGHAGQDALNDCMKDYGGFEHNLQSLRVVDTLEERYPDYDGLNLTFETREGILKHCSRRNAELMEQREPGGIGWRFLHGGQPSLEAQLCNLADEIAYNAHDVDDGVRSGLIRIEQLCDVPLFERYRLQALAAFPHLQAPCEQRRLLNETIRRMLSDQVYDVIAATSRALAAHAPASVDDVRRQPAMVAFTPAMRAESLQLKQFLFRELYRHEQVMHTMGLAQQVVHELFALYFAKPVEMPAAQAAQAMGGDEMKRARVVSDFIAGMTDRYAVREHERLTGKRLLAT
- a CDS encoding Ig-like domain-containing protein, producing the protein MKVVGKIATIASLLWLVACGGGGGNASKPDDGTGPGANGTLTVQAYGTVAGADAAISNFASSDLTVHAKATLKDKAGAGIANAIVKFSESGAGILTFAPESATALTNASGIAEVELKASSLTALGATQLVAEAAITDKTGAEVTLSGKQNVSVSAAVIQDPQAVATALNFKGAVPADQSIVIAGAGGNGRSETALLTFTVVDNSGAPIKGVVVDFSVVPAGAVVLNTTSGTSNSSGEITASVNSKSQPTSVIVKATVRGRNIGSQSDTLTVTTGVSTQLGFDLSASKFNLDADLSGDSSTLNVKIVDKNGNPVADGVPVVAQTPYGRVGTSGRGGCTTTNGGCSVEYQVQNPRPDDGVKVPVVFSTQTGQGTLISDTLHVWVTSVGDAALYDASGKLVTSVTLPLLDPKACKFGSTTLYIGTPKGLATPAGTVIAVRSTSELTSPTIVDGTPTLDRAAGRTALTVTASGKAGTAAGTDTWSFKFTAAPSKTVSGYDLKVNYPECPKEEPETPTGPTNPGSTATGGSSV
- the aroB gene encoding 3-dehydroquinate synthase — encoded protein: MSTDQISVTIDLGDRSYPIDIAEGLLSDPALFSQCPKASMAVIVTNDVVAPLYAATLEASLRRYYPRVHTVILPDGEEFKTWQTLQKIFDGLLENGADRKTVLFALGGGVVGDMTGFAAASYMRGVPFVQVPTTLLAQVDSSVGGKTAINHPLGKNMIGAFYQPQLVVCDLETLDTLPERELAAGIGEIIKYGPIYDMEFFSWLEANMPALLRRDRAALAHAVKRSCEIKAWVVGQDEREGGLRAILNFGHTFGHAIEAGMGYGNWLHGEGVAAGMVMAAELSRRLGMVDAAFVARLRALIERAGLPVRGAVIDEQDNAGRYLQLMRVDKKSEAGEIRFVLIDGPGKAVVKPAPDALVREVIDACCAPT